A single region of the Stigmatopora argus isolate UIUO_Sarg chromosome 6, RoL_Sarg_1.0, whole genome shotgun sequence genome encodes:
- the inpp1 gene encoding inositol polyphosphate 1-phosphatase, translating into MAELLRLLLQVSEKAANVARVCRQEAPLFQLLVQEKTGDDKNKKFVQDFKTLADVIIQEVIRHEVGARFPEIVDFIQGEESNKFENGLGESVTVTVCGTEEDTAALLATVLDGDLTAAALLARAIHQDPTAVGANTDGLNVPLSTSEVGIWIDPIDATSQYIEGREEVLEEGHLSPSGLHCALVLIGVYLRSTGEPVMGVINQPFNQKDPKSGRWQGKLFWGVSYADVNACSVSHTKTGLVKRQAPSVVLSSSEKQVVKDTLSSLCGPEKLMYASGAGYKILCVIQGLADAYVLSEGSTFKWDSCAPHALLRALGGGVVDLTESLKCTSKASVELTYHQPYVEGKGADRWANYGGLVAYGDCSQLSSIMEALRGKL; encoded by the exons ATGGCAGAGCTGCTGAGGCTGCTCCTGCAGGTGTCTGAGAAAGCCGCCAATGTGGCTCGCGTCTGCAGACAAGAAGCACCTCTCTTCCAGCTCTTAGTCCAAGAAAAGACTGGTGATGACAAAAACAAGAAGTTTGTGCAGGACTTCAAGACGCTGGCAGACGTTATAATCCAGGAAGTGATCCGACATGAAGTTGGTGCTCGG TTCCCTGAAATTGTCGACTTCATTCAAGGAGAGGAATCCAACAAATTTGAAAATGGACTTG GGGAAAGTGTGACGGTGACAGTGTGCGGTACCGAGGAGGACACGGCAGCGCTTCTGGCCACGGTGCTGGACGGCGATCTGACGGCAGCGGCGCTCCTGGCACGAGCCATCCACCAAGACCCGACCGCCGTCGGCGCCAACACGGACGGACTAAACGTGCCGCTCAGCACCTCGGAAGTCGGCATCTGGATTGACCCGATCG ATGCCACCAGCCAGTACATAGAAGGCCGTGAGGAGGTGCTGGAGGAGGGCCACCTTTCACCTTCGGGTCTACACTGTGCTCTGGTCCTCATCGGAGTTTACCTCCGCAGCACAGGCGAGCCTGTCATGGGGGTCATCAACCAGCCATTCAACCAAAAAGACCCTAAAAGTGGAAG ATGGCAGGGAAAGCTCTTCTGGGGTGTGTCCTACGCCGATGTCAATGCGTGCTCAGTGTCACACACAAAAACTGGACTCGTAAAGCGTCAGGCGCCATCAGTGGTGCTGAGCTCCAGTGAGAAACAGGTGGTGAAGGACACTCTGTCCTCGCTGTGCGGACCAGAAAAGCTGATGTACGCCTCGGGAGCCGGCTATAAAATCCTCTGCGTCATTCAGGGCTTGGCCGACGCCTACGTCCTTTCAGAAGGAAGCACCTTTAAGTGGGACTCCTGTGCGCCTCACGCGCTTCTCCGAGCTCTCGGCGGGGGGGTGGTGGACCTGACGGAGAGTTTAAAGTGCACTTCTAAGGCATCGGTAGAACTGACGTATCACCAGCCATACGTTGAGGGTAAAGGTGCTGACCGCTGGGCCAACTATGGAGGCCTAGTGGCTTATGGAGACTGTTCCCAGTTAAGCAGCATTATGGAAGCCCTGAGAGGAAAGCTGTAG
- the dnajc14 gene encoding dnaJ homolog subfamily C member 14 yields the protein MEEVAAEREMDAITDSDEELSDGDSASGNKSSHWQSREVEDDGEYTSNVQDILKQTSPYDSGIGDTMHCGSTEGREDVEQVSDILEQESADGHVSSRVINQEEDESATEQRVNGDPGWSSFGSGRKCKLRSAGSFSEQSNQSPFSSPTFQKGAFASGGGRHKQARKRNHHHHQLNRGRKRSGKQLIFAFKEMLSGSVSVWCISCIHMMIEIIITITHNCGVGVETAGSKLYHLGQRLIGKITDVPGMKSDASRILKWTKCAGSDMADKVVRSLRWTKQAALSTLRLVFALILFGSQRVQSVLIRLGGERGKRYWTTFQGSRFWKRLMVFVERVRKCFRRDGHMYSPGLESPGQAGRGPPGRVLERLLALAEVPEDELDPFTVLGVEVHATEAELKKAYRQLAVQVHPDKNKHPRAGEAFKVLRAAWDIVSNPETRREYELKRMAATELSKSMNEFLIKLQDDLKEAMNTMMCTKCEGKHRRFEMDREPTEARFCAECSRRHSAEEGDLWAESSMLGLRITYFACMDGKVYDITEWAGCQRIVISPDTHRVPYHISFGSKNNSNATRNRSHSEHGPGPANPADLQDFFNRIFKGATPNDMPANGGFFPSGPPHHPPPGAGVPPFSPPSGQTGFFMPGAQRPEPSEPWGESGKPPPRRKKKVRKPFQR from the exons ATGGAGGAAGTGGCAGCTGAGAGGGAGATGGACGCCATAACAGATTCTGATGAGGAGCTCTCGGATGGTGATTCCGCTTCTGGGAATAAGTCGAGTCATTGGCAAAGTCGAGAAGTGGAAGACGATGGTGAGTACACATCTAATGTTCAGGACATCCTGAAGCAAACCTCACCGTACGACTCTGGAATTGGTGACACGATGCATTGTGGCTCAACAGAGGGCAGAGAGGATGTCGAGCAGGTGTCTGACATATTAGAACAAGAAAGCGCTGACGGTCACGTGAGCTCCAGGGTCATCAATCAAGAGGAGGACGAATCCGCCACAGAGCAGCGTGTGAACGGGGATCCGGGATGGAGCAGCTTCGGATCGGGAAGGAAGTGCAAACTGAGGAGTGCTGGATCCTTTTCAGAGCAGAGCAATCAAAGCCCTTTTTCGTCACCCACCTTTCAAAAAGGCGCTTTCGCGTCGGGCGGCGGCAGGCACAAGCAGGCCCGCAAACGGAACCATCACCACCATCAGCTGAACCGTGGCCGTAAGCGCTCGGGCAAACAACTCATCTTTGCTTTTAAAGAAATGCTGTCAGGGTCTGTTAGTGTCTGGTGCATATCCTGTATCCACATGATGATTGAAATTATTATCACCATAACTCACAATTGTGGCGTCGGCGTGGAGACCGCCGGGTCGAAACTTTATCATTTGGGACAACGCCTCATTGGAAAGATCACAGACGTACCGGGAATGAAGTCAGATGCCAGTCGGATTTTAAAATGGACGAAATGCGCGGGTTCGGACATGGCCGACAAAGTTGTTCGGTCACTCAGGTGGACTAAACAAGCTGCCTTATCGACTCTGAGACTTGTTTTTGCTTTGATCCTCTTCGGGTCACAGCGTGTGCAAAGTGTCTTGATCCGGCTCGGTGGAGAGAGGGGGAAACGATACTGGACAACTTTCCAGGGTTCACGTTTTTGGAAGAGGTTGATGGTTTTTGTGGAAAGAGTCAGAAAGTGCTTCAGGAGGGATGGCCATATGTACTCGCCTGGCTTGGAGTCACCGGGACAAGCAGGGAGAGGTCCGCCAGGCCGGGTGCTGGAAAGATTGTTGGCCCTAGCGGAGGTCCCAGAAGATGAGCTCGATCCCTTCACTGTGCTCGGCGTGGAGGTTCACGCCACTGAGGCCGAGCTGAAGAAGGCCTACAGACAATTGGCTGTCCAG GTCCATCCAGACAAGAATAAACACCCACGGGCTGGTGAGGCATTCAAAGTACTGCGGGCAGCCTGGGACATTGTCAGTAACCCTGAAACACGCAGAGAGTATGAATT GAAGCGCATGGCAGCGACTGAGCTTTCTAAGTCGATGAACGAGTTCCTCATCAAATTGCAGGATGACCTGAAGGAAGCCATGAACACCATGATGTGTACCAAATGTGAAGGCAAGCACAG ACGCTTTGAAATGGATCGAGAACCGACAGAGGCCCGCTTTTGTGCCGAATGCAGTCGTCGCCATAGCGCCGAAGAAGGAGACCTGTGGGCCGAGTCCAGCATGCTGGGTTTACGCATCACCTACTTTGCCTGTATGGACGGCAAAGTCTATGACATTACAG AGTGGGCGGGTTGCCAGAGGATAGTCATCTCTCCAGACACACACCGTGTGCCCTATCACATCTCCTTTGGGTCCAAGAACAACAGCAATGCCACCAGAAACAG GTCGCACTCGGAGCATGGTCCCGGTCCAGCCAACCCGGCAGATTTGCAGGACTTTTTCAACCGTATCTTTAAGGGAGCCACCCCCAATGACATGCCAGCCAATGGGGGCTTCTTTCCCTCAGGTCCACCTCACCACCCCCCGCCAGGTGCCGGAGTGCCCCCGTTCTCACCTCCCTCGGGCCAGACAGGTTTCTTCATGCCGGGGGCTCAGAGGCCCGAGCCCAGCGAGCCGTGGGGCGAGAGCGGCAAACCTCCGCCTCGGAGGAAGAAGAAGGTCCGCAAGCCCTTCCAGAGGTGA
- the nab2 gene encoding NGFI-A-binding protein 2 yields MSLPRTLGELQLYRVLQRANLLAYYETFIQQGGDDVQQLCEAAEDEFLEIMALVGMATKPLHVRRLQKALRDWAANPALFGQPASGLPSLGGIPLFKFDGTGPSGSSGGQRKSLSNGQPESPCEREDRACLTPNHSGSPRSPCSQASPQPPDSHYREKLSPMDPHWLTPEPDGNGTLASTPGTEEEPASPPHLPVGPPGPSTSPSSSSAPAPLSAWPGGQLDGETSRAVAESVERLLRTLPRSDPTEVKSLLRINKKIAKTVGHIFNMDSQDAKKEEEIRKYSLIYGRFDSKRREGKLLTQHELIINEAAAQFCMRDNALLLRRVELFSLARQVARKCAYTSTFKQARSNEEENNVSPQKKARIEMTGPECTSSSLLGADGGEALNQKADDDNLSAESPESASHDTGSQCNQSPSSCQSADSSNPATWSRHLMQQTLMDEGLRLARMVSHDRAAKLGTDGTHSTEHANKVHQRSSITVCHSINPNVTKENINNRGK; encoded by the exons ATGTCTTTGCCACGCACACTTGGGGAGCTTCAGCTCTATCGGGTCCTGCAAAGAGCCAACCTGCTGGCCTATTACGAAACGTTCATTCAGCAGGGCGGCGACGACGTGCAACAGCTCTGCGAGGCGGCGGAGGACGAGTTCCTGGAGATCATGGCCCTGGTCGGCATGGCCACCAAACCCCTGCATGTGCGTAGGCTGCAGAAAGCTCTCCGAGACTGGGCGGCCAATCCCGCCCTTTTCGGCCAACCCGCCTCCGGCCTGCCCTCTCTCGGAGGGATCCCGCTGTTCAAATTCGACGGCACGGGCCCGAGCGGATCGTCGGGCGGACAGAGGAAGTCTTTGAGTAACGGGCAGCCGGAATCACCTTGTGAGCGGGAGGATCGGGCGTGTCTCACTCCTAATCACAGCGGGAGCCCCCGGAGCCCGTGCTCTCAGGCCTCACCCCAGCCACCGGACTCGCACTACCGGGAAAAACTGTCCCCCATGGACCCGCACTGGCTCACCCCAGAGCCCGATGGAAACGGAACCTTAGCCTCCACGCCGGGAACTGAAGAGGAACCGGCCAGTCCGCCACATTTGCCCGTAGGGCCGCCCGGTCCCTCCACATCTCCAAGCTCATCTTCCGCCCCAGCCCCTCTTTCGGCCTGGCCCGGCGGACAATTGGACGGGGAGACGAGCCGTGCCGTGGCAGAAAGCGTGGAGCGACTCCTCAGAACTCTTCCTCGCTCCGATCCCACAGAGGTTAAGAGTCTGTTGAGGATAAACAAGAAAATAGCAAAGACCGTGGGACACATCTTCAACATGGATTCACAGGACGCGAAGAAGGAAGAGGAGATTCGCAAGTACAGTCTCATCTACGGACGTTTCGATTCCAAGCGGAGAGAAGGCAAGCTACTCACGCAGCATGAG TTGATCATCAACGAAGCTGCAGCCCAGTTCTGTATGCGTGACAACGCCCTTTTACTCAGGAGGGTGGAACTCTTCTCTTTGGCTCGGCAGGTGGCGAGAAAATGTGCCTACACCTCCACTTTCAAACAAGCACG GTCAAACGAGGAGGAGAACAATGTGTCGCCGCAGAAGAAAGCAAGGATTGAA ATGACTGGACCTGAGTGCACGTCATCATCACTCCTTGGAGCAGACGGCGGCGAGGCCTTGAACCAGAAGGCAGATGATGACAACTTGTCTGCAGAGAGTCCGGAAAGCGCGTCACATG ACACGGGCTCACAGTGCAACCAATCACCCTCGTCATGCCAATCCGCCGACAGCTCCAACCCAGCCACGTGGAGTCGCCATCTCATGCAACAAACGCTCATGGACGAAGGGCTGCGATTGGCTCGCATGGTGTCTCACGATCGGGCTGCCAAATTAGGGACGGATGGAACTCACTCCACAG AGCACGCCAATAAAGTTCATCAGCGGAGCTCGATCACAGTGTGCCACAGCATCAACCCAAATGTCACCAAAGAAAACATCAATAACAGAGggaagtaa
- the LOC144075855 gene encoding protein S100-B-like, producing the protein MSNLEYGMVTVIQVFKEYSGEKGYLKKADLKALIHKEMSHFIKKMAKRELDELFAKLDQNSDREIDFQEFVVFMAMVTSASQEFLIPFHDTLVCGV; encoded by the exons ATGTCAAACTTGGAGTATGGCATGGTCACTGTTATACAAGTGTTTAAAGAATATTCGGGTGAAAAGGGTTACTTGAAAAAAGCTGACCTCAAGGCGCTCATCCACAAAGAGATGAGCCATTTCATAAAG AAAATGGCCAAGAGGGAACTGGATGAGCTGTTTGCCAAGCTTGATCAGAACAGCGACCGGGAAATTGACTTCCAGGAGTTTGTTGTCTTTATGGCCATGGTTACTTCAGCATCCCAAGAATTCTTAATTCCATTTCAtg ATACTCTTGTGTGTGGTGTGTAA